The Xenopus tropicalis strain Nigerian chromosome 7, UCB_Xtro_10.0, whole genome shotgun sequence genome includes a region encoding these proteins:
- the cenpt gene encoding centromere protein T (The RefSeq protein has 5 substitutions, 1 non-frameshifting indel compared to this genomic sequence), protein MADSPQDNMTTRSLLKQIIATEPTRSAVRYQLRKRSSQQQQQQQQGAPSPRTPRRRNANVSSPLHSVLSNMKERVRRSIRTQSNGNPTRESLPHTDAAGPPLTRKGAQGLQGYVEDLDGITPRSLLRKIIQNEPEVSLIVSQKYGPAATSTEPEMTLGHSLSGVGALGMSLQELPEDEGKHAFGKAKKKKKRMSVTQFEEGVNQRLTQPEEHSASDVIQQSAIQSMSLHDLQEHDRAHAFGNAKKKKRMSITQFVQGVEQRLTQTETSAMSRITQPTEVQPVLADQSGITTFFQSSSLDTSAEPEIVQKHGLVRRPKKFNFVSLEDFEQGVHENYNLLKGSQECFVESATEDTGIQNETAHMNTELYAQPGVSERNLLRTDASPKETEEANLSNQQQTEEVYDKPMETEIEESYLEPLTQKQTLLKSQLEGEFEDYPLNAVDSEEEINESMQDKGKSDDEEAQPILGDRQLHDSENNISQTNEENDNRESHSPDTPEESVILNSTEVTLDPHVEYKSLATPVSKWAEVQHKPPEASRKESLSPANKSWHSPHQKATNQVLSLLPSVLSSITEKELDQPEDSQLSEQSEQLMAKSTDTALQEGTVTDEEESRSDDLSIALNQKVALVKQMLHPLTDTPAYVKNGKSKITKKHPAGNLAPRKKTNETRKKEPGLSSSFIKQLVNHSTQMKVSKDSYKEVETCLKVYFEQLCGDLTAYAMHANRKTITCSDIELLMRRQGYVTDAMPLNVLIERHLPMEYRRYLIPCASSGNQVYPKTKS, encoded by the coding sequence ATGGCAGATTCGCCGCAAGACAATATGACCACCCGGTCGCTGCTGAAGCAGATTATTGCGACAGAGCCGACTCGCTCCGCTGTGCGATACCAACTGAGAAAGAGAAGctcgcagcagcagcagcagcagggagctCCTTCCCCCCGCACTCCCCGGAGGCGCAATGCTAATGTCTCCTCCCCGTTACACTCTGTGCTCAGTAACATGAAGGAGAGAGTGAGGCGTTCCATCCGCACACAGTCCAACGGGAATCCCACAAGGGAAAGCCTTCCTCACACTGACGCGACTGGGCCTCGCCTGACTCGGAAAGGAGCCCAGGGCCTTCAGGGCTATGTGGAGGATTTAGATGGGATCACCCCAAGGAGCCTGTTAAGGAAAATCATTCAGAATGAACCCGAGGTCTCTCTCATTGTCTCTCAGAAATATGGCCCAGCCGCCACCTCCACAGAACCAGAAATGACTTTGGGCCATTCCTTGAGCGGCGTTGGTGCCCTAGGGGTGAGCCTGCAAGAACTGCCAGAGGATGAGGGGAAACATGCATTTGGGAAggcgaagaagaagaagaaacggATGAGCGTTACGCAATTCGAGGAAGGTGTGAACCAAAGACTGACCCAGCCCGAGGAGCACTCTGCGAGCGACGTGATCCAACAAAGTGCCATTCAGTCCATGAGTCTGCACGACTTACAGGAGCATGACAGGGCCCACGCGTTTGGGAATGCTAAAAAGAAGAAACGCATGAGCATTACACAGTTTGTACAGGGCGTTGAGCAAAGGCTGACGCAGACTGAAACAAGCGCTATGAGCCGTATTACCCAGCCAACTGAAGTTCAGCCAGTACTGGCAGACCAATCTGGGATTACAACATTTCTTCAAAGTAGTAGCCTAGATACGTCGGCTGAACCAGAAATAGTGCAAAAACATGGCTTAGTGCGCAGACCAAAAAAGTTTAACTTTGTTTCTTTAGAAGACTTTGAGCAAGGAGTGCATGAGAACTACAATCTCTTGAAAGGCTCCCAGGAATGCTTCGTAGAATCGGCTACGGAAGACACTGGCATTCAGAATGAAACTGCTCATATGAACACAGAGCTTTATGCCCAACCAGGAGTCAGTGAAAGAAACTTACTAAGAACTGATGCATCACCAAAGGAAACTGAGGAAGCAAACCTTTCAAATCAACAGCAAACCGAGGAAGTATATGATAAACCAATGGAAACTGAAATTGAGGAGTCGTACCTTGAGCCTTTAACACAAAAGCAGACTCTCCTTAAATCCCAGCTGGAAGGTGAATTTGAAGACTATCCACTAAATGCTGTTGATAGTGAAGAAGAAATAAATGAAAGCATGCAAGATAAGGGTAAGTCAGATGATGAAGAGGCACAGCCTATTTTAGGAGATCGTCAGCTGCACGATTCAGAAAATAATATCAGCCAAACAAATGAAGAAAACGATAATCGAGAATCTCACTCTCCTGACACCCCTGAAGAAAGTGTAATATTAAATTCCACAGAAGTGACACTTGATCCCCATGTGGAATACAAAAGCCTTGCAACACCTGTCAGTAAGTGGGCAGAAGTACAGCATAAGCCACCAGAAGCTAGCAGAAAAGAAAGCTTGTCCCCAGCAAATAAGTCATGGCACAGTCCACATCAAAAGGCCACTAACCAGGTTTCAAGTCTTCTCCCTTCGGTGTTGTCTTCTATAACAGAAAAGGAGCTTGATCAGCCTGAAGACAGCCAACTAAGCGAACAGTCAGAACAACTAATGGCAAAAAGCACCGATACTGCACTACAGGAAGGGACAGTTACAGATGAAGAGGAGTCAAGGAGTGATGATCTGTCGATTGCGCTCAACCAGAAAGTTGCCTTAGTAAAGCAAATGCTTCATCCACTGACTGACACACCAGCATATGTCAAAAATGGGAAATCTAAGATCACCAAAAAACACCCAGCTGGCAACCTAGCTCCGAGAAAGAAAACCAACGAAACTAGGAAAAAGGAGCCTGGGCTTTCAAGCAGCTTTATAAAGCAGTTAGTTAACCACAGCACTCAGATGAAAGTATCAAAAGATTCATACAAAGAGGTAGAAACATGTTTGAAAGTATATTTTGAGCAGCTGTGTGGCGACTTAACTGCATATGCCATGCATGCTAATAGAAAGACTATCACTTGCTCTGACATTGAGCTTCTGATGAGAAGGCAGGGCTATGTGACTGACGCAATGCCTCTTAATGTCTTAATTGAGCGACATTTACCTATGGAATACAGGAGATACTTAATTCCTTGTGCTTCCAGTGGAAACCAGGTTTATCCTAAGACTAAGTCATAA